The following is a genomic window from Pyricularia oryzae 70-15 chromosome 5, whole genome shotgun sequence.
CCGAGTCTACCCTCTTTTCGGGATGCCGAATAGCCTTTGTCCCTAGTAGTACGCTGAAGCCTTCTACAATAGCAGAAGTACGCGAGCCTCCATAGCACATCTCGTCTCGGCCCCGGCCTATGCCCGCCCACATTACTGACGATATACCATAGGCTACCAAGATTGTTCTTAGGAATGGTGGCGAGGTTCTCGAACCTGAATCCAATGGCAAGCTCGCGGTCCATGAGGCGACGCACATTGTATCAGATACTATCGACTTTGAAGAATATACCGCCGCCGGAGAGTGCTTAGTTCCTGTTGTCACCTGCAACTGGATCACTAACAGCTTGATGAAGCGCAAGCTCGCCGCCCTACGCCCACATTCACCCGACCCTCGATTGATATTTCACGCCGTCAATGTCACCTGTGCCGACCTTCCCCCAACGGACAAAGAGTCCATTATCGGCGCAACCATTGCTCTTGGAGGTACTGAGTCAAAGGACCTCACCAAACTGACCACACATATTTGCGCCCTCTCTTATGACCACCCCAAGGTTGCCTTGGCTGTTTCGAAGGGCCTAAAGTGCAAGGTAGTGTTGCCTCACTGGTAAGCTGCCCTGTTGTCTCCGAATCTTTGGTATGCAAAGTAAATGCTGACGAAGTGGCACTGTCAGGTTCGACGACTGCTTTAAACTCGGCAAGCGGATCGATGAGGGACCTTATCAACTCCCAGACCCTGAAATTCTCAAGGCAGGCGAAAGTACAAAGGACATTGCCGTACCATGTAGTCAACATCTCGAAGGAGCGACCACCACAATGCCTACAACCGCCCCAGAAAACACCAAATCACGACCTGCATCCGTATTTAACCACAGGACCATCAAGCTTTCAGTTGACCTCCCCTTGAATGAGAGGTTTCTGGCTATCATTCGTGCCCATATCACCAAGGGCGGCGGCAAGATCACAGATGACGTGGAGGAGTGCGATATTTATATCTGCCACTACCGGGAGGGCGATGATTACatatacgctgcgcaaaagaagaaacatGTGGGTAATATTGCCTGGCTGCTGTATCTCGTCACTCACGACGAGTGGACGTCACCACTGCGACGGTTGCTGCACTATCCTGTACCGCGGGGTGGTATACCCGGGTTTGAGGGCTGCAAAATTACTGTTTCCAACTATGGCGGCGAGGCTCGAACATACCTAGAAAACTTGATAAGGGCATGTGGTGCCGAGTTTACCAAAACCATGAAACAAGACAACACCCATCTCATCACGGCCCGCAACTCGAGCGAAAAGTGCGAGGCAGCCCTGGATTGGAATGTCACCATGGTCAATCACTTGTGGATCGAGGAAAGCTACGCCAAGTGCGAGATGCAGCACCcaagcaacaacaaaaagtATACGACCTTTCCGCAACGGACAAATCTCTCCGAGGTTATTGGCCAGACCTCATTAGATGAGACCGTACTCCGGGAGGTCTACTACCCAGGAGGCGAGGACGTGGTGTCGGAGGCAGGCTCTGATACGGCATCAGAACAGGAGAATGAGGTGGAAGCGGGAGAAGAGATCGCTGAAGTCGCCGTTCCAGTTCGCGCGAAGCCTGCGGCCAAGGGGAAGAAGTCGCCACTTAGTAAGGCCGATAACAGCAACAAAGCAGCGCTCGCCACTCCCGCACGTTCGACTCGAAGCGGCGGGTCTGGAAAGGAGAACGTCACACCGGCGTCACgacccagcaccagcaggagCGCAAAGAGCACAGCCCTGAACAAACTTCATGTCCTTGCACCGGATATTGCACTGTacgaaaaggaaaagaagcggATGAGCAATGGACCATTTGGTGGCAAGCGCGCCGCTTCGGAGCTCGAGAAACAGCAAGCGGAGGCTGCTgagaaggaaaaggagaaaaaagatgCAGCACAGGATGACGAAGATGGTGAGCGTCCGGCAAAGAGGCAGAGGTCATCGCGGCCACCGGTTCAGTACCGGATCTGCCTTACAGGCTGGAAAAGGTGGCTCGCACCCGATGTGAAGAGTGTTTCACAAGAGGATAAAGAGAGGGTAAGTGGACAAGCGGGCGGTTTAGTCATGACATTAGAGATTGCTATGCTAACCATCTCCGCAGCGAAAATTGCGACAAATGGGTATCAATATCGTACAAGAAGGACAGCCATGCGATTACCTTGCGGCCCCACGAGTTGTCCGCACCCAGAAATTTTTGACCACCCTAGCACGCGGACCGGAGCTTATAAGCGACCAGTTCTTGGTAGACGCTCTAGAAAACGGGGAGTTGCCAAATGTCGAAGACTACCCGCTCGAGGACGCCAACTATCCGGACATCCAGAAGTCGATCGCTCGGGCTCGGCAGAACAAGGGAAAGCTTCTGCGATCGGTGCCGATATACTGCACGGCCGAGGTGCCTCATGGACCTAATGCGTTCAAGGCGATCGCCGAGGCCAACGGTGCAATctttaaaatataccgagcTCGCAGCGGAGTGACGATCCGGCCAACGACTGCCGAGGAAGACGGAGGGGCGCCACCCGACCCTGTCTACCTCCTCAGCGGAGACACAGCAGCAGAGAAGTTACTGTGGCCCAAGTTCGAGCACATGGCGCGCGAAGGGCACATGGAGCCGAGGATCGTGGATCCAGACTGGTTGCTCGACGTGGCGATGAGGCAAAGGTTGGATTTTGATGAAAAATTCATGGTGAGGCTGAGGGACCAATAGCATAGAGCAAAGTTCTCTCTCGAGGTTTCGTTTTGCTGTACTTGTTTCGTCCGGCTTGGTTGCTTGTCGAATTTCTGATGACCATCATGAGGGATGTTTGTATTAGTGTAGTGATTTGGGAGCGATGGATGGCGTTCGGTGGATCGGATCTCCAGGGGCTCTGTATAATGTTTTGAGCTTCATTTGGATTGCTGAAGTCGCATAGTTGCGTAGATCCATAGATCGACTTGTGAACTGATGGCAAGTCAGAGAGTATGATGTGTGTTGTTTGGTAGGCCTTGGTTGTGTCCGACCTGGCCATGAACGCCGCTGTTTGATGTCGGCTTCTTTCCGGAAACggggaaagaaagagaaaaaaagagggtaAAAAGAATAATAAAGAAAGGAAAGCAAGGCACACCCCTTGACGTCAACAAACTCAAAAGAACTTGACACCCTGCGAGTCCTCCTGCCCAAAGATCTGCGCCCTCCCGCGCTTGACGAGCAGCTGCAGCGCCCTGTGCAGCATGTCCCTGTCGATGCCGTGGATGTCGGTGCCCAGCGTGCCGTCGCCCTCGACGAGCTCGTACAGCGTCAGCACGGAGCCCTTTTGCGCCGTCTCGTCCACCCACCCCTCGATCAGCTGCGCCCACTCCTCGGGCGACCGCCAATAGATCCACGCCACGTCTCCTCCCGCCTGGCCGGTGCCGGGGCTGCAGTACTCGGCCCGGCCCTCCTTGCACATAAAGTCGATGACCTCGCGCACGTCGGCGGGCGAGAGGCGACGGTTGAGGGTCTTGTTGTGGAAGAGTTCGTCGGTGGCTGACGAGGATTGGGATTGGGATTGGGATTGGAGGGGGTCTgtggtgctgctggtggatgatgatgcggcggcggccgtggTCAGGGGGAGCTTGAAGATGCGGTGATGCCGGCAGTAGGCCAGCACAAGGGCGGACCACTTTGTCAGCTGCGCGTGGTGAGTCGTCAGGTTCGTCTGCCGCGTGAAGAAGGGCGGGAAGTGGTACTCTCGCGGGAAGGGGAAGGGTTCTGTGGAGGGTGGCATTGTGAGTGTGGGCGGATGTGGTTTGTGTGtgtgggttttttttgtctcaaTCCTGGGGTGATATTTGTTGAAAGTGATATAAAAACCAGGTAATTATACTCAGCATATATGTTTATGAGTGAGAACTTGATGAGTGAGTGACTGAGTGTAGGTTGCGCATAGTGGGGATCCACTGTGGCAGACAGTGAGTTGCGCGGGGTGTCTGGCTTGTACAGGGTAGGCAAGACTTGGCAAGATAGGTAAAGACTGTCTTCAGGCAAATTAtgtctagacctagaactagaactagttctagtattaATGATGTTCGTCGGTTCTTTGATATCCGCGAGGAATAACCGAACTCCAAATGATGTCCATCGCACTTTATTCTTCATGCCACAGTCTCTAAATGACTCTGTTGGTCAATGTCCTCCAAACAAAGCCCGAGATCCAACAACGCACGCACCAAGGCGGCTTCtcatctagtctagtctatcGTCTCATCAACAAATGGCCTTTTGCATGCTTTTAAAACCACAATGTACAGTCAACTAATAATACAATAAAGTACAGCACAAGACTGAAAGGAAGGCCCCTCCTTTTTCCAAATCATGACCGTTCCGCCTCAGCCGCCTCAATCTTCTTCACCCCGAGGGTATCCTCCTCCCCCTTCCACTTCCACAACGCATTGCGGTGGAGCAAGAAATCCCTGCTCTTGATGCTCTTGTAGATGCCATAGAAGCCACCAAACGGCCATATGCGCGTGGCGCGCTGCACCAAGCCGAGCTTGGCGCCGTCGTCCTCGGTCGCCaccttgaccttgacctTGTCGTAGACGCTTGGCAGCGCCGCGGCCCGGTACTTGTTGCGCAGCTGGTCGTACCAATCCCTGCCGCCGTAGGCGCGCCAAAAGTCGGGCTCGGCATAGTACGTGTGCGCGTACAGCCACTTTTGCCCgccgagctcctcgagcttggCCTCGAGGTCACGGTTGAGCGCCACAAAGGCCGCGGCGTCGGTCGGGCCTTGACCCCAAAGTCCAATGTTGAGCATCTGCTCGTCGTCAATGGGGTCTGCTTCGGCCGCGACGGCGCTGTTCTTCTTGGACGGCGGCGTCGTGACGGGGTGGAAGGTAGGGCCGCCGCGGCGCTTCAGCGGGCACAGCCACAGTGGCCAGATCTTGAATTTGTCGGCCGTGTAGTCGACGAAGCGCTCGGCCGTCTCAAAGGGCAGAGCCAAGTCCTGGACCACGAAGCGTTGCGACTGGCCCGAGGCGTGCAGGGCGCGGTACATCATGCGCGTGTGCAGAAAGTCGTCTAGGAACCAGCGCGTCAGGCGCGTGAAGGGCACCATGAAAAAATACTCAAAAGCGGCCCGGCCAACCCAGAAACCTCCACGGTCGTACCGGAAGAGGTACTCGGCCAGCGGGACGTACTCGGTGACGGCTGATGGCGAAGGCGGAGCCACAGATGAGGGCGCCGGGGTTGGTGCGGTGGCAGGCGCGGGTGGCAGCGCCTTGGTGCGATCCTGAACGTGCAGGTAGAACCACGGGTCCCAGGCTCCGCTAAAGGTCTGGACCTTTTCGCCCGTTGGCTTTTCGTCCGTCATGGACCCCGTGACGATGACGCCGTGGTCCTTGCTGAAGAGGATGCCGTCGACGTAATCATTTTCCGGCTTCGCCATCTCCTCCTTGACGGCGCGGATGGCCTCGGCAACGCTGTGGGTGCGGCGGTACGTGGTGCGCACGTACTTTTTCGCCTTTAGCAGCCGCAGCTCGAGAGCCGTGGTGATGCCCAGGGTTCCGACagagccggcggcggcgcgaaaCAGATCCGGCTTCTCGTCGGGATTCCTGGACGCGCGCACGACCTCTCCATCGGCCAGGACCATCTCGACACTCTCGACAGTGTCGTCAAAGTAGCCGTGCCTGAAACTAGAGCTTTCGCCTCCGGTACCCGCGAAGCCTCCTCCGCACGTGATTCCGGGAAACTCCATGACGATGGGCGGAACCAGGCCGTGGCGGAGGGTGCTCTCGACGAGCCGGTCCATGGGGACGTTGGGCTCGACGAGAGCGCGGCGCTTGGCGACGTCTACGGACAAGACATTGTTTAGGGCCGAGATGTCGACGTGACGCTTGTGCTCCAGCGGACGGGTGGTGTTGGTCGAGCCGTGGAAGATTCGGTAGGGCTCCTTGCGCTCAAAGAAGCGCGCCACCGACGAGGCGATCTTGGCCACAGCCTGCCGATGCCGCTCCATGGTCGGGGGCTCTGCTGGTGGTGATTGAGGTGTTGACTGTTGTTGTGGTTGTTCGGGAGGTGGAAAATCTTGTGCTGGCGGTGCAGCGCTTGAGTCGCCGTTCGACGCCATCTCTTTGGGGGGTTTAGCGGGCCGCAATTTTTCAACAATGGGCGGCTTTTTGGGTGGAGACCAGACCCTGAATTACACTGAGAGACCCCTGTAAGCCAAGTTGAAGAAGCAGTGAACATATGTTTTCTAGAGGATAACAAAGCCGTTCTCGTCGTTGAATCGAAATTGGAACCAACAGCATAATGAAGCTGAAAGTTCCCGGCATTTCCGGGAGTGCGGGATTGGATTCTTGTTCCTGATGCTGGGTTTTAcggggttggttggttggttggtcgaTTTGGAAAATGTGATGCCGAGCGGGCAAATGCTGCAGCCAAGAATGGTCCATTACTCATTTGTTTATTGTGTGTGAGCGAAGAGAATCTAAGCAATACGATCGTAAAGGTTTCTGATCGCCGTGCTTAAAAAGAGTTTTTTTCGGGCCTTTTGTAAGCCTAATCGACCAAACGCACTTGACAGTCGATCCAAAGTGCGTGGGAATGAAGTTATTCGGAAAGGGCGACTCGTTGTTTGAATCCCGATTCTACTCACCACGCCACTCCCGCTCTGATGGCGCCTTCGAGGATTGCtgtcaggggtcagggtaggtaaggtattcATTCTACACATGTTCATGATTCCAGCCGACCCCATCATTATCCCCCTGGCAAGACGTAAACCCGTGGATTATTCTCTCATTCAATGCTGGCTAGGATCAAAACAAATCCCACCTAGGTATATGACGAAATAACAACATTACGCAAAAAATAAACAGGGCTTCAAAGCACCACACGCTTACCAAGAAAACACACTCGCCCAATCATGAccggacaaaaaaaaggacataAAACATAAAACATTAAAAACGCGTCCACCACAATCTCAGAGCTTCGGCGTGGCCAAAGTACCAGAATCATCCCCCTTGATCGCCGGCAGGAGCTGCTGACACCGCCTGACCAACCTCTCCCTGACCTCCTCCTCGGACCACTTCCTCAACTCCCCGGTCGGGATCGGCACCTCCTCGAGCGTCTTGGCCCTGACCGTGGTAAAACTCGACTCTACCGAGTTCCCCTTGCCCTCCACGCCACTGTCCCCCTCCGCACCGTCAATCACTTTTCCGATAAACCCAGCCCAGGCGTCAAAGCACCTCCTCGAGGCCTCGAGGTGGTTGAAGACGAGCGCGAAGCAGTGCGGCATAGCCTCGTACTCCTCAAAGACCACCGGGACCCCCGCCTGCTCCAGCCTCGCCGCCAGCAACCTGTCCTCGTCGGCGAGCAGCTCCCAGCCCGTGCAGACGTAGATTGGCGGGGAGCCTGCCCAATTCGCCGCGGCTAGTGGTGACGCCAACGGGTGCAGGATCATGGCGTCGTCTACGTATATGCTGCGTCGCGGGGGCGTCGCAGGCCACGCCGCGCATGATGGCCGCCGGTCGTCTAGGCCATCATCCGACGGGAGGTAGTCCCACTTGCTGTTCTTTTTCCATGACGGCGAGGATAGCGTCATGTCCATCCATGGGGAGTTGACGGCGCAGCCTGCGGGGGTCGGTACGGAGACGGTCGAGCCGTGCCAGGTTATTTCGCGGCTCTGTCGGTTTAGTTCGAGGATTGTTTGGAGAAGGGCGAGGCAGAGATTACCGCCGGCGCTGTTTTGTGGGTGGATGTCTTTGTTTAGCACAAGTCTTCTTTCTTTGGAGCTCACGGTATGAAAATGACACCAAGTCACTCACCTATCTCCTGCAAACACGATATGCTCAGGCTTCACGGCCTTATGGAAAGCCCCTGGCGGCGGGTACAACAAAGTCAGGTACGACACCAGGGCGTCCAGGACCGCAGCTGGGAACGGATTCTGCGGCGCCAGCCTGTACCTCACCGAGTAGCATCGGCCACCCGTGAGCTTGGCCAGCTTCCTGGTCACGTGTCGGTGCGTCGCCGGGTCCATGAGGTAGTGAGCGCCGCCGTGAAAGTACAAGACGGTCACCGGAGACGTACACTCCTTCATCATCTCATCATACCTCTGGCGCTCCGACAGATGTGACGGCAGCTTGGAGTCTGAGGTCGCTGATGCCCGGTAACCTGTCCACTCGGCCTCGACCGGCACTAGGTCCGGGATTCTGCAGACAGGTTTACCTGCGCTTTGCTGTCCTTCTCCCCCTGGCCCTGCTGCAGCCATCGCAGACAGACACTCGTCCATGAGGCCTTCTACTGCAGCGAGCAGCGCATCGCGGACGTCGACCTCTGGCGGTGCAGGGGATGTGTACCGTGCTACCCAGATGCGGCCCTTGACCCCCGGGTCCTTGTTGAGCAGCTTCTGGGTGGACGAGATGCTCCTTGGCTTGGGGTCCTGAACAAACGAGCGCATGACGGCGATGCTGAGCTCTGTCCGCAGGTCGAGGTACTTCGACTGCTGGGACAGGTGCAGCATGTGCAAGATGGCGACGCGCACCACAAGCGGGAGGCGGGAGACGGCGCTGAGAAACATGTCGACTCGGTTGGATACTTTTCCCATTCGCCGGCGAGGTTTGTATGAGCTAACAGGCTCATACGATCGAGGATCTTTGAAAGGGGGTGATGGGGTGCGGCTGATattaaaagaaaaacaacaaaatccGACGGTTCAATCCCAAGCAGTTCTGACCAGTTACAAACTGCTTCGGGTTACCCACGATACAAAGACCCCAGTCGATGAAAGccaccctttttttccagaTCTCAACAGCAGTTCGGACCTTGGTGGATTATTAGCTGAAACCCAATATGTTTGTCGATCAGGGCCGTTGAAGAAAATTTTGACAGGCACAGGGTCATGAACAGGAACCAGGACGATGTAGGGTTCCTGTCGAAGCTTGATCCCAGATGCTTCCCGAGTGGTACAGTACTATTAGATTTGACTTGGGGGCCAAAGTCGAGAAGCTACTTTCCGCTTTGGTAATTAGTTTACAAAACGCCCTGGTAGTATTACACCCGGTTGTGAAACAAAGTGGCGTGTCATGGGAGAAGAATCACCAAACAATTTCTTAGTATCTAGGGGgtataggtaaggtagagACCACTAACCTAAGGGAGGGAAATTTTGAAGACTGGGTTCAACAGACAGATTGGACCATCGCCAAACAGATAAATGATTCTATAACTGCTTGGTGGTCGTCTGATATGGTTCAATACCAAGTGTCTTGGGTATAATAGGCAAGTCTTGTGCCCGGTGCCTCACGAAAAGAAAATACGAAATTACTATTTCAGAAAGTGGTCAAGTAACCCTGCCACTATCAAATGCGCGTGCACAAAACCAAAAGGGAGGGGAGGAACAGAATAGGGATTGAAATTAAATATATCATCTCCCTTGACCGTCCACTTCGATTCGGTTCTTCCGACTCGGCAACGGAAaacaaagagagaaaaaaaaaaaaagagacaatcGCACAAAAAAAGCCTCGGTCTACCGGTACTTAATGACTCCGTCCGAACCATGGCAAGGTAGTCTCAAGCCGTCATTGACTCGACACGAAGGTACCCTGCTGTTCTTGGTGTATGTAATTAGCAAGTCTTGCCTACCTAGGAATGGTACGGGTACAGTAAGTCGACCATTTGCCACGTGGTTCGGGTGGGTTTTGCTGCTAGCCTACCatttagttctagttctagtctagtctagcacCGTAGCAGTTGCCCGTTTCCGTTGGTCTTGGCTTGTTCTTTTCATCCGTTTGCCGTGTTCACCGACGTAAGGTAGCCAGTAGTACAGATGTATGTGCCATTTCTACTATGATAGGAGGAAATCCAGTATGCCATTTcgaaagagggaaaaaataaTCCCACAATCCCTAGTCCGGAACTAGACTACCATTTTTTTCGCAAGCTACACCTCATCTCAGTTTTACAGTATCCCAAAGGCAAAACACCTACCACCAGATGGCAGATGCAT
Proteins encoded in this region:
- a CDS encoding 24-dehydrocholesterol reductase; its protein translation is MASNGDSSAAPPAQDFPPPEQPQQQSTPQSPPAEPPTMERHRQAVAKIASSVARFFERKEPYRIFHGSTNTTRPLEHKRHVDISALNNVLSVDVAKRRALVEPNVPMDRLVESTLRHGLVPPIVMEFPGITCGGGFAGTGGESSSFRHGYFDDTVESVEMVLADGEVVRASRNPDEKPDLFRAAAGSVGTLGITTALELRLLKAKKYVRTTYRRTHSVAEAIRAVKEEMAKPENDYVDGILFSKDHGVIVTGSMTDEKPTGEKVQTFSGAWDPWFYLHVQDRTKALPPAPATAPTPAPSSVAPPSPSAVTEYVPLAEYLFRYDRGGFWVGRAAFEYFFMVPFTRLTRWFLDDFLHTRMMYRALHASGQSQRFVVQDLALPFETAERFVDYTADKFKIWPLWLCPLKRRGGPTFHPVTTPPSKKNSAVAAEADPIDDEQMLNIGLWGQGPTDAAAFVALNRDLEAKLEELGGQKWLYAHTYYAEPDFWRAYGGRDWYDQLRNKYRAAALPSVYDKVKVKVATEDDGAKLGLVQRATRIWPFGGFYGIYKSIKSRDFLLHRNALWKWKGEEDTLGVKKIEAAEAERS
- a CDS encoding vacuolar protein-sorting-associated protein 25; translated protein: MPPSTEPFPFPREYHFPPFFTRQTNLTTHHAQLTKWSALVLAYCRHHRIFKLPLTTAAAASSSTSSTTDPLQSQSQSQSSSATDELFHNKTLNRRLSPADVREVIDFMCKEGRAEYCSPGTGQAGGDVAWIYWRSPEEWAQLIEGWVDETAQKGSVLTLYELVEGDGTLGTDIHGIDRDMLHRALQLLVKRGRAQIFGQEDSQGVKAPGDPIHRTPSIAPKSLH
- a CDS encoding BRCT domain-containing protein, which gives rise to MAEPESTLFSGCRIAFVPSSTLKPSTIAEATKIVLRNGGEVLEPESNGKLAVHEATHIVSDTIDFEEYTAAGECLVPVVTCNWITNSLMKRKLAALRPHSPDPRLIFHAVNVTCADLPPTDKESIIGATIALGGTESKDLTKLTTHICALSYDHPKVALAVSKGLKCKVVLPHWFDDCFKLGKRIDEGPYQLPDPEILKAGESTKDIAVPCSQHLEGATTTMPTTAPENTKSRPASVFNHRTIKLSVDLPLNERFLAIIRAHITKGGGKITDDVEECDIYICHYREGDDYIYAAQKKKHVGNIAWLLYLVTHDEWTSPLRRLLHYPVPRGGIPGFEGCKITVSNYGGEARTYLENLIRACGAEFTKTMKQDNTHLITARNSSEKCEAALDWNVTMVNHLWIEESYAKCEMQHPSNNKKYTTFPQRTNLSEVIGQTSLDETVLREVYYPGGEDVVSEAGSDTASEQENEVEAGEEIAEVAVPVRAKPAAKGKKSPLSKADNSNKAALATPARSTRSGGSGKENVTPASRPSTSRSAKSTALNKLHVLAPDIALYEKEKKRMSNGPFGGKRAASELEKQQAEAAEKEKEKKDAAQDDEDGERPAKRQRSSRPPVQYRICLTGWKRWLAPDVKSVSQEDKERRKLRQMGINIVQEGQPCDYLAAPRVVRTQKFLTTLARGPELISDQFLVDALENGELPNVEDYPLEDANYPDIQKSIARARQNKGKLLRSVPIYCTAEVPHGPNAFKAIAEANGAIFKIYRARSGVTIRPTTAEEDGGAPPDPVYLLSGDTAAEKLLWPKFEHMAREGHMEPRIVDPDWLLDVAMRQRLDFDEKFMVRLRDQ
- a CDS encoding acetyl-hydrolase gives rise to the protein MGKVSNRVDMFLSAVSRLPLVVRVAILHMLHLSQQSKYLDLRTELSIAVMRSFVQDPKPRSISSTQKLLNKDPGVKGRIWVARYTSPAPPEVDVRDALLAAVEGLMDECLSAMAAAGPGGEGQQSAGKPVCRIPDLVPVEAEWTGYRASATSDSKLPSHLSERQRYDEMMKECTSPVTVLYFHGGAHYLMDPATHRHVTRKLAKLTGGRCYSVRYRLAPQNPFPAAVLDALVSYLTLLYPPPGAFHKAVKPEHIVFAGDSAGGNLCLALLQTILELNRQSREITWHGSTVSVPTPAGCAVNSPWMDMTLSSPSWKKNSKWDYLPSDDGLDDRRPSCAAWPATPPRRSIYVDDAMILHPLASPLAAANWAGSPPIYVCTGWELLADEDRLLAARLEQAGVPVVFEEYEAMPHCFALVFNHLEASRRCFDAWAGFIGKVIDGAEGDSGVEGKGNSVESSFTTVRAKTLEEVPIPTGELRKWSEEEVRERLVRRCQQLLPAIKGDDSGTLATPKL